The nucleotide window GGATCTCTCGATAATGTGGGCCACCTACCTGCAGGAGGCGCTGTGAAGGTAGCGAGTGGGTCGCTGGGGAGACACagctggggaggggtgggaactATGCAGCTAGGGTCAGGGTCCTCACAGGTAGGCACCTGTCACCGCCCCTCAGTCTCTTCAGGAGTCATGTCTTCACCCACACCATTGCTGTTTTCCCATCATGTATCATCAGTCCTGACTGAGGCAGAAGTGAAGAGGCCCCAGCCCAGCCACCCCTCACCTGTCAGCTAGAGGCAGAACCTTGCTCCTGAGAGCCATGGCCTTCCTAACTGAGCCCATCCAGCCATTTGAGAAGGCCACAGGCTGGGACACAGACCACCCCCAGGCGAGCCAGGGGTTCTGCACCACACAGTTCTCCCCGGCTGTCTCGCGCAAGGGGAATGTGGGTTCCCACCCCATGTCAGGCTCCGCTCCTGGGCTGGGAGCAGGACAGCACATTCTTAGCTGCCAGTGACAGCAGGCTGCCTGGGGCCTCCCTCTGCAGGGCTCTGGGACAGAGCTCAAGTGGCAGAGGTTCCCATCCTCACGACTGGCTGGgcctcttctcccttccctctctcctctttcctcccttcctccttccacaGTACTGTGAGACCTTTTGTGTGCCAAGATGCTGTCTGTCCTTTGTTCCATGTCATCCATGGGTGAGGGGCCCATGAGGGGCGTCTTGCAGACCCCGAGCACAAGGATGGCTACTGCTGCTCGGGTTCAGGTGTGCAGGGGAGAGGGGCCAGGAGCCACTGCCCTGGGCCTTCCCTTCCATCTCTGCTCCCCAGTGCCAGCCACTGCCCAGCCCGTCCCCTGTCCCATCCTCTCCTGATGCTCTGACTGAAGCCTTGATCAGCTTCCAGGAACATCTGGGGGGTCCTTGCTGCCACAGGCTCTCAGTTCGTGCCCCCCACATCTCGTGAGGATGCCGTTCTCGCGCCCGTCTCAGTGGGGCATTAACTTGGCTTTAGTCTCTTGTCCAAGGACACAGCGAGCGAGTGTGGACCAGGATTCACATCTGGGCTTTTCTGACCCCAAGCCTTGTGTTCTTTTCCTTGTTCACATTATATCCCTTTATTAGTTCTggaattattgtttttaatcgAGGCCTATTTCTCACTATGCCGATTAGAAACCACTTCTCCCTTGTCACTTTTTGGGTATTTGGTGACACAGGCTTTCCAGCTCCCCAGTGGCCACTCGCAGCtgttctctcttctctgccttcctAACACTGAGTGTTCCATGTCCCCCAAATGTCCTCCTCCTATGAAGCCCTCCAGGCCTCCACAGTCTCCCTGGGTTATACCTCCTTGGACACCTTTCTGTCTCCCATGGACCCCTGGTCCCAGAATAGTGCCCAGCACAGACAAGGCCTCAGCACCTGTGTTCCTGACCAGACAGATGTGCAGGCAGGGCTGCCCGGGAGCTACTGAGGACCCCACTCTGTGTGCAAGGGGGTGGCCTGGGTTCAGGGAGGGTTTGGGAGGGTGGGCTGCACCCTTCGGGGGGCTACTCTTCAGGCTTGTTGCTCACTGTTGTCATGGCTACTTATTTGGTACCAGCCTGAGGCCTGGCACCTCTGCCCTCAGAGAGGCTTCATCAGAGCCTCACATGCCACAGAGGGGCTCTGAGAGTGTGTCACTGGCCCAGCTGCTCCTGACCCTCGGGAGTTGGTCTCCCAGgtgaggtggggtgggtggggccgGGGCACCTGCCTGGGATTCTCCAAGCGACTGTGCCTTGAGCCAGTGGGTGCCAGGGCAGCAAGGGTGGGGGCTATGTGTGAaacccaccaccatcaccccatCCCATTCCCCACCCCCGACTGACCCTGCACTGTCTCCCCCACTGTTTCATTGTAGACTGAGGGCGGTGGCAGCGAGGCTCCTCTGTGTCCGGGCCCCCCTGCTGGGGAGGAGCCGGCCATCTCTGAGGCAGCGCCTGAAACTGGTGCCCCCACTTCAGCCAGTGGCCTCAATGGCCACCCCACCCTGTCAGGGGGTGGTGACCAAAGGGAGGCCCAGACCTTGGACAGCCAGATCCAGGAGACAAGTAAGTGGCTGGGCTCGGCCTAAGGGCCAGCCAGGGGCCCTGCCACTGGCCGCAAATTGAAACTCCTTTGTTTTTGACTAGAGTGTGGCCTAAATTTTAACGAAGTAACCTTTTATTTTCCAGGCATCTAATGATGACATTCTGGTCTCGTCTTCCGTCTCCCCCGTGTTCCCCTCTTGTCTCCCTtgttcccctctcccttccctcctcccatgTCACTGCAGATTGAGACCTACAGGCTGACGTTCCGGGCAAATGCCAGGGCCCGCACCGACCACGGGGCCGACATTGTCTCCCGCCCCCCACACTTCCCTGGCGGCCCCAACTCGGGCTCCCGGGTCCTTGGCCCCTTTTCCCGGGCTGTCCACTAGACCAGTGAGCACTTGGGCGCCATGCTGGGCAGCCCGCTAGGCTCGCCTTTCCTCCTGCTTTGCGTGCCCGGGGCAGCGGCAGCCCTGCCCCATACCTCCTCTCACTCCCCAGCCCGGGCCCATCTCCCTGCTTTGGTCTTGCCCCATCACTGCGCCACTGCTCCGTGGAGGAGGTTGGGAGGGGGTTGGGGTGGTTGAGGCTAAATTGGGGATCTAGGAGAGGAGAAGCAGATTCCACCCTCATCTTTTTTTGGTTCTTTGGTCCAAACCCAAAAGAAACTGACatgccctccctcctccctggatCTACCTGGAGGGAAGAGTGGAGGTGGATTCCGAGTGGTGACACAACACTGACTGTGGAGCTTAAGCCACTGCCTCTCCCTTTGGCCCCACAAATGCGCCCCCTCCCCCATGCAGGTGGTGTCGGGCCCTTCTTGCTGCCCTGCCCCAAGTTGGGGGTCAGTGCTGCCTGTCCCCATGCTTAACATACCCGCCTAGCTGCTGtcacatttttcttgttttgtccttttatttttttctagtaaccTAAAAACTGGCAAAATAGTTCTGCAGGTTGAAGCCATGTCTACATGAAAGTCCTCAGTAAGTGTTAGAGGGAACAGGGCGGAGATATCCTTATGCCACCCCTGCTGGAGGATGTGGGCAGCTTAGGGCCCTGGAGGCGGTGCGGCAGGGAAGAGGGGTGCAGAGGCTGTGGCTGGTGAGCCGGTCAGGCACACAAGGGGCTCTTGGAGCGTGGACTGGttggttttgccattttgttgtGTGTatgctgcttttcttttctaaccAAGAGGCTGGTTTTGGCATCTCTGTCCCATTCCCTGGGATCTGGTGGTCAGCCCTAGGATACAAAGCCAGGGCTGGAGAACAAGAAAGGGCCAGGAGATAGAATTCCTTCAGGCCGGCACCCGCACCCTAGGACATGCAAGCCCTCATGTCCAGGGGAGCCTCAAGCAGATAGTAGGAAATCAGgtctggaaatttaaaaataaaaggcatgagACTAAGGCCATCTGCTTCCCTTATGCCCTGactggagaggggagggaggagaggcaaGGCCCACAGAGGGCATCCCCAGCTAGGCCTTGGGATGGCTGCAGTGAGGAGAAATCCCGGGAACTGTATTGATACaaagattcttattgcacttgtattttttgtattaaagTTTGCATGGTTTCTAATAAAGGATTCAAACATAAGTTTGTAGTGAAATGGCCTGGGAGATTCCAAGGGCTTCTCTGGAGGGGGATTGGCTGCAGTGTAGATTTGCCTCTGAGGAGGCTGCCCCAGACTTGGCCTCCTCAGGCGCCCTCCTGACCTCTGCCCTTCCCTGGTCCTGGCATCCCTTGGAGCTGGAGAAGTTAGGAGTCTTGACCTAGGTTTAGATTTGATCTCCATGTGCAGGGAGGCTGTCCTGGGCCTGACAGGTCCTCCCCCTTTCTGAGGTAGCAGTGCCTTGTGGAGGTTTGACACCATGTCCCTAGCTCTCCAAGCACACACCAGGAAACTGCAGGGACTCACGGAGGAAGTGCTGCCTGGGCCAGGGGAACCAGCTTTCCTCCGTAGAGACCATGTGCAGAACACTTCCGCTGTGCCCAGAACATGAGGGAGCCAGTGTTTTGTCAGCAGGAAGAAGGGCCTGCTGGGATGAAAGTGGGAAGGAAACTGGGTTGGGTAGTCAGGAGACACCCCAGGGACAACAGCACAGGCCCAGAGTACCTGCTGCCTCCACTGCGTCTGTCCTGGGGTCATGAGGATGCTGAGGTTGATGACAGGTTCCAGGTCCTTTCACTCCTTTGGCCAAGGGTTGGGTGTAGGTGGCCCAAGTGGAGTGCTCTCTAGGTAGACAACAGGAGTGGTCAGAGTTCCCTTGAAGGATCCTGCACACCAGAGCACCTGAGAAGGCCGGGACCAGAGGCCCTGTGTGATGTGTACTCCGCAGCCGTTTGGGGTGGGACATTTCTGTACTTCTCGATTTGCTTATGGCTCAGCCATTACCTGTGTCAGTCTGTGATTCTGTTGTAACAAACAGTTTTAAGAGTAAATAAAGCTGCCTGATGTCCCATCACGCAGGCTTTGTGCTTCTGTGTCTCGTTTTGCATCTACCTCCCTGATCCTTCTGCCCTCAGCTCAGCCCCTTGGCTGTGAACAACTTGTGGATGTGGACACGGGAAGGACCACTGTGCCACATAGCCCTGGGCCTCGGCTACCTGCGGAACTCTCCCCTAGTCTGCCTGATAAAGGGCTACTTGACACTTACTTACTGTCCAAAACTACAAGGAGTGACAGTTCTGACAGGCTTCCCGTGGTGGGTACTCAGAGCAGCAGCTGTGCCAGGGGACTGGGGTGGTTAACAGCACCGCTGCTTCATGCTCTTGACGAACGGAGGAGGTTCTAAcccccttcttctttctctcttaagACTTGGGGCCACGGGCAGCCCCTGTCCCCCAGCAATAAGCATctcactttcttctctctctaccttcctccttcctctttgggGAACTGTGGCCCAGTGTATGGAGGCCCTGAGAGAGGAGCCCCTAGTGGACAGCAATGGTCACAAGGGATAAAtagaactttattttaaataaacatttgcacTCTGTACACAGCCCCAGCAGAAGCAGGGCTCAGTCGTCAGCTGTCTTGCGCACATCAAAGCTGCCACAGGGTCCTCGCAGCAGCTCTGCCAGTAGCGCAAGCAGCTGCCCGTGCTCCTCCTGCACGCTGGGGGGAAGTGCAGCCAGCTCGCTGCGCAGGCTCCGCTCCACCATGCGGCCCAGGGCCCGCCGCAGCTCCTTCAGCAGCCGCACGGTACGCGAGTCACCCTCCAGCCGCAGCAGGTCACTGTCGCTCAGTGAGATGGTGGCCCGGCGCCCGTCATCTGAGGGAACGGAAAAGATGGTGGGGAACTGTGGTGAGGCCAGGCCCCGGAGGAGCAGCTGCAGAGCGGGGTGGGCGGGAggcctgcaggcacccaccacggaTGTGCACGTCCCCGTCGGTCAGGAGCAGCACAGCTAGCGGGTGCACCTGAGAGGAGTCCCGGACGAAGACGCTGCCATTGGACTTGACTGCCATGAAATACGTCAGCCATCGGCTCCGTAACCGTGTGGCCTCCCTAGGGAACACAGGGCTGGTGAGGCCACCCTTTTGGACCATCCCAGCTGCCCCATCCAGGCCTGCATGCCCTCACCTGTTAATGGTCGACTTGTGCAGCAGGATGTTGCCTGATTTGGTCCTATATGTGACGCTGTTGGGCTTGAACTTCCCCTGCCGGGTGACCTTGCCCTGCCTCACCTGcagggatggaggaaaagacaGGTGGGGCTGAGCAAGGAGCTGCAGACAGGGAAGAAGGCTGGGACCTGGTGAACTGCACTCCCTCCCAGAGGCAGCACCTGGATGAGGTTGGGGTAGAGGCCGGCCATCAGCACGCCCTtcaccagctcctcctcctcactgTACTCATTGCACTGGGCGGAGGCCAGGGTGCAGTCCGAGGGCTTCCCCACCAGGAAGGCCTCATAAATGTTCTCTGAGAACTGCTTGATGAGTCCTAGGGAGACAGAATGTGCGGTGAACCTACAGCCCCTAGCCACAGGCTGGGGGTGACAGAAGCtcagtgggggtgggaggggctcAGGAGAGCAGGTGTGGGCCCGACTGACCGTGGATGAAGCGCAGGCTGGGTGCGTAGAGCAGGTTTTCCTCCAGGTAATTCTCCCGGGAGCTGCGGTCCTGCCAACGCAGCACCTCCTCCCAGCCGGCGACAGCCCGCACAAAGGCTAGGTGGTCACTGCCGCTGTCATGGCTCAACAGTGCTTTCAcctgggaggggagaagagggcagCCGGATCACAGGCAGGGGCTAGACAACACCCCCTCAGAACAGCAGTGGGTGGACGGCTCCAGGAAGGAGCCAGGACTGACCTTGTCCACCTCTGCCCGGTTCTGTAGGCTGCTGCTGAAGGGGTCCCGGGTGAGGCAGGAAACGACCACCAATAGTGGGTGCAGGCAACGGAAGATGGCAGCCAACACAATGGCCTTGGCCAGCCGGGGGTCGGTGGAGATGTGAGCCAGGCGCTGCCCCAGGGTGGTCAGGTACTCCCGCTGGTCCAGCACCCCTGCAACGGCTCAGCTGTCAGTACCACCCTCGAGAGCCactccccagcccagcccagcccccacaTACCGATCTCCTGGAGCAAGATCACAGCCTCGTCCACTGCCTTGATGTTTGGACTGTCCACAGCCTTGGACAGGAACTCCACCGCCTATGACAGAGCCAGAGCCCGCCATGAGCCTGCCTCCCACCTGCCTGGTCCCCAGGCCAGCCCCCGCCCCGCCCTGCCGCACCGTCTTCTCAGGCATGTGGATTTTTGCTTGCAGCACCAGATTCTCGAGAGGTGTGCGCAGGATCTCTGGTACTTGGAAAGGGACCATTTTCTCCAGCCGGCTTCGAGGGAACAAGTGGTAGGCAAAGCCGGACTGGCAGCGGCCTGCCCGGCCCCGGCGCTGGATCACATTGGCTCTTGACACCCACACTGTCTCCAGGCAGGACACCTGGAGGAGGGGGCAGGTAAGCAGCACACAGATGCCACTTCCTCAGTGCTTCCCCACTCCCTGAGGAACCCTCACCAGCCCCCCACGTCAGGAACACTGAGACCCCACAAGCGTGGCCTTCTGAAGACACACAAAGCAGGTCTAAGGTAGATCTGGGCTGGGGACCACCTTGAAACGGAGTCCCTCCCCCAGTGGTTGGCCGGGCCCAGGAGGTAGGTGCCACCTTGGTCTTCAGGTCATAGCGTTCTTCCTTGTGCAGGCCACTGTCCACCACATGCACGATGTCATTGATTGTGATGGAAGTCTCAGCAATGTTGGTGGCCAAGACAATCTTGCGCACCCCAACTGGAGGCTGCTGGAATATGGCCTTCTGATCCATCATGGGGATGTTGGAGTGTACTGGTGGGCAAGACACACACTGGTTATGGGCACTGCTTCCACCAGAATTCCCCCCTGGAATGTGGGCAGGGCAAGGATTTTGACCCCATTTTGATGAAACAGGCGCAGATAAACACTATGCCCAGTGAAAAGTGCCACAGCTTGGTCAGAAACCAGGGCCCCTGGAGTCCCAGTTGGGTCAGTCGCTAGGACAGaggtcaggctggtttccaaaGGTCCCTGGTCCCTCCGCTGGGGCTCTCACCTGGCAGGATGAGGTACTTGCTCTCGTGCATGCCCAGGGCCTCCTGGAGGCGCTGCTGCACTCCTTTGATCTCCTGCCACCCAGGCAGGAAGCACAGGATCCCACCTGTAAAGGAGCCCTGGGGCATGAGCCAGCTGCTGCTGCAAACGTGGCCAGGGCTAGCATGGGACAGAAGGGGAGGCACCCACCTGGTTCCCCGCGAGCATCGATGTGCAGAACCAGATCAGTCACAAGGTCCAAATCGAGTGCGCATTCATCCTCAGActggggtggggaagagaggCCACAGTCACAGCCCCGGGGTAAGGGGTCATGCCAAGGACACAGCCACCTGACTCAGTGAGACGGAGCCGCTTGACATCAACTCCAATCCTCACATGCGTGCCACGGAGGCAGGGTTAGTCCCCAGTTTCTATCAAGGAAACCGAGGATTGGGGAGGGTAACTTGCCCCAGGCCACCAAGCCCCAGGGCCAGGGAGGAGAGGCATCCACGGAGGAAAGGCCAGGAGCCTCGGGTGGGATGGGGGTGTCCCTCACCTCATGGTGCCGGTGCCGGTGCAGGTACTGGTGCTTGCCCAACTTGGCCAGGATGTCCTCCAGGTAGTGCTCCTTGACTGGGTACATGAAGCCAGGCACCTTGATGACCGGGCAGCCACCAAAGTATCGGGAGAAGCGCTCATTGTCCCCTGTGGCACTCATGAGCACCAGCCGCAGGGCCGGGTTGAGCCGCTGCAGGCCCTTGAGCAGGATCAGCAGAAAGTCTGTGTTCACGTCCCGCTCATGCACCTCATCCACGATGACATGGCTCACGCCCTCCAGGCTGGGGTTGCTCTGCAGCTTACGCAGCAGGATACCCACAGTGCAGAAGAGCAGGGCCCCGCCTCGGGCTGGGGGCTTACTTTCCAACCGCACCTGGAAGCCCACGTTCCGGCGCAGGGAGGGGCCCAGTTCGTGGCTGACCCGCTGTGCCACAGACACAGCAGAGATGCGGCGAGGTTGGGTGATGATCACATTGCAGCGGGCACCGCGGCCCTCGGTCACATAGCGCTCCAGCAACAGCTGGGGGATGCGCGTGGTCTTCCCACAGCCCGTGTCCCCAGAGATGACCACCACCGGGTGCTGCTCAATGGCGTTGAGGATGGTGTCCCGATGTGGATCCACAGGTAGCTGGGGTGCCTCCTGCCAGACCGGCCCTCGCCGCCGCCACAGTTCTAGCAGACTCTGGCTGAGACGTACCTCCTCTGCTTCCAACAGGGGCACGTAGGGCTTGCCTGTGATAGGGTCACTCAGAGGCCCTGAGTCCTTGCCCAAGGGCAAGATGTCATCACTCTGCAGCCGGAGTTCCGGGGCGATCCATGAACTCTCCACAGGGTACTGGAGGGCAGGGAGGTaagcaaaacaatgaaaaagaaattcctcATTCACACACAACCAGCCACTCTGCAGGATTCGCCTGGGTCAGATGTTGTGGCCCAACCCGCTGGGCAGAGGATTACTTTAGTCCATGACTGCCCCGGGATCCTTGTGGGCAAGACTGGGCTGCTCAGGCCAGGGGGCTCCCAGGCCCCAATCTCAGTGAAGAGAATGGGGAGGTACTACTGCCTGTCGCAGATGGAGGCCTTCAGTCTGGAGAGATGGAGGCAGACTACAGGGAGCAGGGGTGGTGAGGGATGCAGGGCCTCTTACATGGTTCAGGAAGGTCTCTATCTTGCGGAGGATGGGCTCGGGCACCTGGATGGTGCATGGTCGGCGCTGGGTCTCACCCAGCTCACGCAAAGAGGCCAGGTTATACATGGCGTGTGTAAGCGGTTCGTTGTTCCTGTCCACCAGGCCCAGGCTCTGCAGGGGGACATGCAAGACAGTCTATGCTCTGGGGCTCCCCAAAAACCAGCCCAGACAAGCTCAGGAGCTCCAAGGCAGAAGTTGTGCCAAGTAATCTCTAAGAGATTTTGGATTTTGGCTGACATGGTGATGGAGGGAGAAATTATGAACTAGGAAAATGTAAACTtaccaaaataaatgttttaaaaaatgaactataaagttaattcaggccaggtgcggtggctcacgcctgtaatcccaacactttgggaggccgaggcaagcaaatcacctgagatcaggggttcgagaccagcctggctaacatggtgaaaccccgtctctactaaaaatacaaaaattagccaggtgggtggccagcacctatagtcccagctactagggaggctgaggtatgagaatcgcctgaaccctggagacacaggttgcagtgaaccgaaatcgtgacggtgcactccagcctgggcgacagagtgagactctgtctcaaagaaaataataataaagttaattCAAGAAAAGCTAAACCTGATATGTCACAGCAGAACAGCCCTACGTCTGGAGAAGGCCCTGAGGAGAAACCGCTCGCTGTGCGGCTAGAGCCCCCCCAACACCACAATTGGCCACTGTCACCTCCGTGAATTCCCAACATGTACCCTCAGACCAGCCAGGCCAGGCCCTCGATGCTAGAACGCACCCCACAGACTCCCTCTTCCTTTGCTGCCTCATCAAAGCCTTCCTCCCCCAATCCTTCCATCCTGTCTCCCAGTCCCTACATGGCACCTGACCCATCTGTGACCCCATCATATACAGACGCACGTGGAATTTCCTGTAAATGTTGATTATAATGCAACTTGATCAAACAAGCCACTGGAAGGAAAACACTGTGTCTTACCTCCCTACAAACCTAACGCCACCTCACCAGAGATAAAACATGGCATTCCAATACCTCAGGCACATGGGTAAAACTAGTCTTGTGTTCCTGTCACCTCTAATGGCTGGACTCTGCTCACCCTTCGGAGCCCAGATCAAACACTCCCTCCTTAAAGAAGTCTTCCCCCAACAGGGGCCAACCCCCTGCCTCTGGGTGTGCTGGCACCATCAGCTATAAGGACCTAAAGGACAGGAATCTGGTCCCCGTACCACAGGAGGTGCCAACACAAGCTCCTTGCTGCAGGAACAGGCTTCCGCCCTCTCCCCAGACTTCATGGGTTTTACCCACCAGCCTCACTGACAAATGGCCCTCCAGCCACTGCAAAGCTTGGTCCTTCCCAGACAGGCCCCTACCATGCCAAGGTGCTTCTGCTCACAGTGCATGTGCATCAGGCCAAAGCTCAGATGCCTCCAGTTCTACTCAGTCCTTGTTCTGCCCTCGAGTCACAGGTAGCACATCTGTGCCCTCTTTATCTCACCAATTGCCTGTCCCCTCTTCCTCGTCTTTCTCCAGGTTCTTGTTACCTCTCACCATCAGCTGTAACTAAAACATGGTTCCCAGAGCCAACTGTACCCATGAAATGGTGCACCTGACCATTCAGAGTAAAGCAGGCCCATTTCTGTCTTGTTCTGCAAACTAAACCTCCACCAACATGGGTTGAGATTACTAACTCCTCAGGCAGTCAGACGCAATCCCAACTCCCTCCCACTACTGTGCCATCAGCTAACTCCACCAGCCCCTTTCAAGAGAACAGCcatggccaggagcggtggctcacacctgcaatcccaacactttaggaagtGAAGGTAGAAAGATTGATTGAGCCCAAGATTTTAAGACCAgtcttggcaacacagtgagacccttgtctctacaaaaaatgtttaaaaattagctgggagtggtggtgcatacctatggtcccagctatgcaggaggctgaggtgaaaggatcgcttaagcctaggaggtcgaggctgcagtgagccatgattgtgccactatactccagcctgggccacagagaccctgtctcaaaaaa belongs to Pongo pygmaeus isolate AG05252 chromosome 2, NHGRI_mPonPyg2-v2.0_pri, whole genome shotgun sequence and includes:
- the DHX30 gene encoding ATP-dependent RNA helicase DHX30 isoform X4, whose amino-acid sequence is MPPTSWRQLNPESIRPGGPGGLSRSLGREEEEDEEEELEEGTIDVTDFLSMTQQDSHTPLRDSRGSSFEMTDDDSAIRALTQFPLPKNLLAKVIQIATSSSTAKNLMQFHTVGTKTKLSTLTLLWPCPMTFVAKGRRKAEAENKAAALACKKLKSLGLVDRNNEPLTHAMYNLASLRELGETQRRPCTIQVPEPILRKIETFLNHYPVESSWIAPELRLQSDDILPLGKDSGPLSDPITGKPYVPLLEAEEVRLSQSLLELWRRRGPVWQEAPQLPVDPHRDTILNAIEQHPVVVISGDTGCGKTTRIPQLLLERYVTEGRGARCNVIITQPRRISAVSVAQRVSHELGPSLRRNVGFQVRLESKPPARGGALLFCTVGILLRKLQSNPSLEGVSHVIVDEVHERDVNTDFLLILLKGLQRLNPALRLVLMSATGDNERFSRYFGGCPVIKVPGFMYPVKEHYLEDILAKLGKHQYLHRHRHHESEDECALDLDLVTDLVLHIDARGEPGGILCFLPGWQEIKGVQQRLQEALGMHESKYLILPVHSNIPMMDQKAIFQQPPVGVRKIVLATNIAETSITINDIVHVVDSGLHKEERYDLKTKVSCLETVWVSRANVIQRRGRAGRCQSGFAYHLFPRSRLEKMVPFQVPEILRTPLENLVLQAKIHMPEKTAVEFLSKAVDSPNIKAVDEAVILLQEIGVLDQREYLTTLGQRLAHISTDPRLAKAIVLAAIFRCLHPLLVVVSCLTRDPFSSSLQNRAEVDKVKALLSHDSGSDHLAFVRAVAGWEEVLRWQDRSSRENYLEENLLYAPSLRFIHGLIKQFSENIYEAFLVGKPSDCTLASAQCNEYSEEEELVKGVLMAGLYPNLIQVRQGKVTRQGKFKPNSVTYRTKSGNILLHKSTINREATRLRSRWLTYFMAVKSNGSVFVRDSSQVHPLAVLLLTDGDVHIRDDGRRATISLSDSDLLRLEGDSRTVRLLKELRRALGRMVERSLRSELAALPPSVQEEHGQLLALLAELLRGPCGSFDVRKTADD
- the DHX30 gene encoding ATP-dependent RNA helicase DHX30 isoform X1, giving the protein MPSPRLGPRVRPARRGRAALGPAAPVLFVRSLPRTGLEVGGSTMAAARRLMALAAGISPRLQPLGPRAAGRQGRSRGFSSSCAHPDHTKEAAEAESGMAPGGPGEGDGSLVNASRDLLKEFPQPKNLLNSVIGRALGISHAKDKLVYVHTNGPKKKKVTLHIKWPKSVEVEGYGSKKIDAERQAAAAACQLFKGWGLLGPRNELFDAAKYRVLADRFGSPADSWWRPEPTMPPTSWRQLNPESIRPGGPGGLSRSLGREEEEDEEEELEEGTIDVTDFLSMTQQDSHTPLRDSRGSSFEMTDDDSAIRALTQFPLPKNLLAKVIQIATSSSTAKNLMQFHTVGTKTKLSTLTLLWPCPMTFVAKGRRKAEAENKAAALACKKLKSLGLVDRNNEPLTHAMYNLASLRELGETQRRPCTIQVPEPILRKIETFLNHYPVESSWIAPELRLQSDDILPLGKDSGPLSDPITGKPYVPLLEAEEVRLSQSLLELWRRRGPVWQEAPQLPVDPHRDTILNAIEQHPVVVISGDTGCGKTTRIPQLLLERYVTEGRGARCNVIITQPRRISAVSVAQRVSHELGPSLRRNVGFQVRLESKPPARGGALLFCTVGILLRKLQSNPSLEGVSHVIVDEVHERDVNTDFLLILLKGLQRLNPALRLVLMSATGDNERFSRYFGGCPVIKVPGFMYPVKEHYLEDILAKLGKHQYLHRHRHHESEDECALDLDLVTDLVLHIDARGEPGGILCFLPGWQEIKGVQQRLQEALGMHESKYLILPVHSNIPMMDQKAIFQQPPVGVRKIVLATNIAETSITINDIVHVVDSGLHKEERYDLKTKVSCLETVWVSRANVIQRRGRAGRCQSGFAYHLFPRSRLEKMVPFQVPEILRTPLENLVLQAKIHMPEKTAVEFLSKAVDSPNIKAVDEAVILLQEIGVLDQREYLTTLGQRLAHISTDPRLAKAIVLAAIFRCLHPLLVVVSCLTRDPFSSSLQNRAEVDKVKALLSHDSGSDHLAFVRAVAGWEEVLRWQDRSSRENYLEENLLYAPSLRFIHGLIKQFSENIYEAFLVGKPSDCTLASAQCNEYSEEEELVKGVLMAGLYPNLIQVRQGKVTRQGKFKPNSVTYRTKSGNILLHKSTINREATRLRSRWLTYFMAVKSNGSVFVRDSSQVHPLAVLLLTDGDVHIRDDGRRATISLSDSDLLRLEGDSRTVRLLKELRRALGRMVERSLRSELAALPPSVQEEHGQLLALLAELLRGPCGSFDVRKTADD
- the DHX30 gene encoding ATP-dependent RNA helicase DHX30 isoform X2; amino-acid sequence: MFSLDSFRKDRAQHRQRQCKLPPPRLPPMCVNPAPGGTISRASRDLLKEFPQPKNLLNSVIGRALGISHAKDKLVYVHTNGPKKKKVTLHIKWPKSVEVEGYGSKKIDAERQAAAAACQLFKGWGLLGPRNELFDAAKYRVLADRFGSPADSWWRPEPTMPPTSWRQLNPESIRPGGPGGLSRSLGREEEEDEEEELEEGTIDVTDFLSMTQQDSHTPLRDSRGSSFEMTDDDSAIRALTQFPLPKNLLAKVIQIATSSSTAKNLMQFHTVGTKTKLSTLTLLWPCPMTFVAKGRRKAEAENKAAALACKKLKSLGLVDRNNEPLTHAMYNLASLRELGETQRRPCTIQVPEPILRKIETFLNHYPVESSWIAPELRLQSDDILPLGKDSGPLSDPITGKPYVPLLEAEEVRLSQSLLELWRRRGPVWQEAPQLPVDPHRDTILNAIEQHPVVVISGDTGCGKTTRIPQLLLERYVTEGRGARCNVIITQPRRISAVSVAQRVSHELGPSLRRNVGFQVRLESKPPARGGALLFCTVGILLRKLQSNPSLEGVSHVIVDEVHERDVNTDFLLILLKGLQRLNPALRLVLMSATGDNERFSRYFGGCPVIKVPGFMYPVKEHYLEDILAKLGKHQYLHRHRHHESEDECALDLDLVTDLVLHIDARGEPGGILCFLPGWQEIKGVQQRLQEALGMHESKYLILPVHSNIPMMDQKAIFQQPPVGVRKIVLATNIAETSITINDIVHVVDSGLHKEERYDLKTKVSCLETVWVSRANVIQRRGRAGRCQSGFAYHLFPRSRLEKMVPFQVPEILRTPLENLVLQAKIHMPEKTAVEFLSKAVDSPNIKAVDEAVILLQEIGVLDQREYLTTLGQRLAHISTDPRLAKAIVLAAIFRCLHPLLVVVSCLTRDPFSSSLQNRAEVDKVKALLSHDSGSDHLAFVRAVAGWEEVLRWQDRSSRENYLEENLLYAPSLRFIHGLIKQFSENIYEAFLVGKPSDCTLASAQCNEYSEEEELVKGVLMAGLYPNLIQVRQGKVTRQGKFKPNSVTYRTKSGNILLHKSTINREATRLRSRWLTYFMAVKSNGSVFVRDSSQVHPLAVLLLTDGDVHIRDDGRRATISLSDSDLLRLEGDSRTVRLLKELRRALGRMVERSLRSELAALPPSVQEEHGQLLALLAELLRGPCGSFDVRKTADD